A genome region from Brienomyrus brachyistius isolate T26 chromosome 23, BBRACH_0.4, whole genome shotgun sequence includes the following:
- the c23h6orf136 gene encoding uncharacterized protein C6orf136 homolog, whose translation MALCRGGIAFRVGCGRSHGCRQPIKRQCWSLKQALDLQFNGPSRPISNICLALAPSSCSRRGQAGRLAFEPPLVRRSPAGRPTRMLILEEDWEKAVSLCVLLGPGDFQGQRTVVAIPVLAPSQLGELLALGSGKRGGIFLPLTTVDGTREDDINVRGEVSDKEEAGRESFRSSFRTESCPAPFVRGSPFYCFHGSFTEPLFSYEDKSSLGIGLQVQASGLSLSPPAAHYNDLENGGREGKSDQREREQEEKLALMYEALRIELPSFFMKRHNYGLYSEDVEFINGLLRMKTRGRLVYQLTLTLWQLLCRLYMADVRLEVLKLTKHSEDGTVRARWRLRGQPYHLMLLYFYRRDKAPLYRSYDAFSTFYVGPDGLIHRHRVDKVMQVQPPVLPRITSLLTGALVALGVQEHRPALNLLPFLLSSLRLGRQ comes from the exons ATGGCTTTGTGTAGAGGGGGTATTGCCTTTAGGGTGGGCTGTGGGAGGAGTCATGGCTGCCGGCAACCAATCAAGCGACAGTGCTGGAGTCTCAAGCAG GCCCTGGATCTGCAGTTTAACGGACCCTCCCGACCAATAAGCAACATCTGTTTGGCACTCGCTCCCTCAAGCTGCTCGCGCCGTGGGCAAGCTGGCCGCCTTGCGTTTGAGCCGCCGCTTGTTCGCCGGTCACCCGCCGGCCGCCCGACCCGAATGCTCATCCTGGAGGAGGACTGGGAGAAGGCGGTCAGCCTGTGTGTGCTGCTGGGCCCCGGAGACTTCCAAGGCCAGCGAACTGTGGTGGCAATCCCAGTGCTGGCCCCCAGCCAGCTCGGCGAGCTCTTAGCTCTGGGGTCTGGAAAGCGCGGAGGGATCTTTCTCCCTTTAACCACCGTTGACGGAACCAGGGAGGATGACATTAATGTACGAGGAGAAGTCAGTGACAAGGAGGAGGCAGGGAGGGAGTCTTTCCGTAGCTCCTTTCGGACAGAGAGCTGTCCTGCCCCCTTTGTGCGAGGGTCCCCATTCTATTGCTTCCATGGCTCATTCACGGAGCCTCTGTTCAGTTATGAAGATAAATCAAGCCTGGGGATTGGGCTGCAGGTGCAGGCCTCAGGCCTCAGTCTGTCGCCTCCTGCTGCTCACTATAATGACTTGGAAAATGGAGGAAGAGAAGGGAAAAGCGACCAACGAGAGAGGGAGCAAGAAGAGAAGCTGGCCCTTATGTACGAAGCATTGAGGATTGAG TTGCCAAGTTTCTTTATGAAGCGACACAACTATGGGTTGTACTCCGAAGATGTGGAGTTCATTAATGGGCTGCTGCGCATGAAGACGAG GGGCCGGTTGGTGTACCAGCTGACACTGACACTGTGGCAGCTGCTCTGCCGCCTCTACATGGCCGACGTGCGACTGGAGGTGCTGAAGCTGACCAAGCACAGCGAGGACGGCACAGTGCGGGCGCGCTGGAGGCTGCGGGGGCAGCCCTACCACCTCATGCTGCTGTACTTCTACAGGCGGGACAAGGCCCCTCTCTACAG GAGCTACGATGCCTTCTCCACGTTCTACGTGGGGCCAGACGGACTCATACACCGTCACAGGGTGGACAAG GTGATGCAGGTCCAGCCCCCAGTCCTCCCCCGAATTACGTCGCTCCTGACTGGCGCCTTGGTGGCCCTGGGGGTCCAGGAGCACAGACCTGCCCTGAATCTGCTGCCTTTCCTGCTGTCCTCTCTGCGCCTGGGGAGGCAGTGA